One genomic segment of Rivularia sp. PCC 7116 includes these proteins:
- a CDS encoding serine protease, with amino-acid sequence MMHFWHRWKFIGCFSCLSLVLSVSNLCCTLSAGSTNAVCENQSQAKQSSILSAKQLRHRAEQISVNVMAPSIVGTGFLLKKQGCVYTVVTNAHVLRAGKPPYRIKTSDNRIWEAQTRYVASEKGDDLAILEFRTRGESYPVAPIGVKPIPGTAVVAAGFPFVEGDTRVKFRLTAGKVSLVLDKALQGGYQIGYTNDIQKGMSGGALLNLRGEVVGVNGMHAFPLWDIPSVFESGEEADKALHEKIVRLSWAVPMQKVERLNR; translated from the coding sequence ATGATGCATTTTTGGCACAGATGGAAATTTATCGGCTGTTTTAGCTGTTTATCGCTGGTGCTGTCTGTGTCGAATTTATGCTGTACTCTTTCGGCTGGAAGCACTAATGCTGTTTGCGAAAATCAATCTCAAGCAAAACAGTCATCAATATTATCAGCAAAACAACTACGCCATCGAGCGGAACAGATTTCTGTAAACGTCATGGCTCCAAGTATTGTAGGAACGGGATTTTTACTCAAAAAACAGGGTTGTGTTTATACGGTGGTAACTAATGCTCATGTATTGCGAGCTGGTAAACCTCCCTATCGGATTAAAACTTCAGATAATCGCATTTGGGAAGCTCAAACACGATATGTTGCTTCTGAGAAAGGTGATGATTTAGCAATATTAGAGTTTCGTACTAGAGGCGAGTCTTATCCTGTTGCTCCTATTGGAGTAAAGCCAATTCCAGGTACGGCAGTTGTTGCTGCTGGGTTTCCTTTTGTTGAAGGCGATACTCGTGTCAAGTTTCGGTTGACTGCCGGTAAGGTTTCTTTAGTTTTAGATAAAGCTTTACAGGGAGGATATCAAATTGGTTATACCAACGATATTCAAAAGGGAATGAGCGGTGGCGCTTTGTTGAATCTTCGAGGTGAAGTTGTCGGTGTCAATGGGATGCACGCTTTTCCATTGTGGGATATTCCTTCTGTATTTGAGTCGGGAGAAGAGGCTGATAAGGCTTTGCATGAAAAGATTGTTCGTTTAAGTTGGGCTGTGCCGATGCAGAAGGTTGAAAGATTGAATAGGTAA
- a CDS encoding COP23 domain-containing protein — protein sequence MKLGLLVRVLSGAAISSLTVFTAVTFSNQPSYAGGATFYCGTSTYRNKSVPTTFARTQDGKKVPIVRWISNYFPPPWTPKKRCGAVSNKFQRFYDHGILRYITADTLKGQPVLCATPSPGIGCTSDTVLFTLKPGSNPQATIRRLLDRRGLAGGMVLNESANSVDVDFEMYLQSGSNEARKRK from the coding sequence ATGAAACTGGGTTTACTTGTAAGAGTATTAAGTGGAGCTGCTATAAGTTCTTTGACTGTATTCACCGCAGTAACTTTTAGTAACCAGCCTTCCTATGCTGGAGGTGCAACTTTTTATTGCGGTACAAGCACGTATAGGAATAAGTCTGTTCCTACAACTTTTGCTCGCACTCAAGATGGTAAAAAAGTGCCGATAGTTCGGTGGATTAGCAATTACTTTCCACCACCGTGGACACCAAAGAAGCGTTGTGGAGCAGTATCGAACAAGTTTCAAAGGTTTTACGACCACGGTATTCTAAGGTACATTACCGCCGATACTCTCAAAGGACAGCCTGTATTGTGTGCTACTCCGAGTCCGGGAATTGGCTGTACTAGCGACACTGTTTTATTTACTTTGAAACCGGGTAGCAATCCTCAAGCGACTATACGCAGGTTGTTAGATAGACGTGGATTAGCCGGAGGAATGGTACTCAACGAAAGCGCTAATTCTGTAGATGTCGATTTTGAAATGTATTTACAAAGCGGTAGCAATGAAGCGAGGAAGAGGAAATAG
- a CDS encoding proton extrusion protein PcxA: protein MYKSKKSLFQAIQQSWRFINKWFLDTPQRALLLAYEAALKIRDIEDKHFSGNKISEESNIYTANVLSYWQAELEKYLKTINFRLAEFQRSSSLLTVTDKTFLDKLKFIDEVTARYAVDKEFTTKRRIVTTQSNTQEQKEHYELDYDDTDINKMKVKPVTVKTGLFPGSITRSFKKIIKELSPRAEEKTVRDFRTSSKRTRIALKFLATLIIVPFLTYLFLKQLVIYPIVERVRTDAATDAFLNSHIEEQVLQEFKFYQQELKFEKLILQAPLLSSEIQQKQKERAIKIAEEFHHKNNSAISNVFADIISLIVFAFIIATSKREVAILQLFIDDTVYGLSDSAKAFLIILLTDMFVGFHSPHGWEVLLEGIAKHLGITPTRDVIFLFIATFPVILDTICKYWIFRYLSRISPSALATFKEMNE from the coding sequence ATGTACAAATCTAAAAAATCACTCTTTCAGGCAATTCAACAGAGTTGGCGTTTTATCAACAAATGGTTTTTGGATACACCCCAAAGGGCGCTGTTATTAGCTTATGAAGCGGCGTTAAAGATTAGGGATATTGAAGATAAACATTTTTCAGGAAACAAAATATCTGAAGAATCTAATATATATACAGCAAACGTTTTATCTTATTGGCAAGCAGAGCTTGAAAAATATCTGAAAACAATTAATTTTAGGTTAGCAGAATTTCAACGCAGCAGTTCGTTGTTAACTGTAACCGATAAAACATTTTTAGATAAACTCAAGTTTATTGATGAAGTTACCGCAAGATATGCAGTTGACAAAGAATTTACTACTAAAAGAAGAATAGTTACAACCCAATCAAATACTCAAGAACAGAAAGAACATTATGAATTAGATTATGACGATACAGATATAAATAAAATGAAAGTTAAGCCCGTGACTGTAAAAACGGGCTTGTTTCCGGGTTCAATTACTAGAAGTTTCAAAAAAATAATTAAGGAATTATCTCCACGGGCAGAAGAAAAAACTGTCAGAGATTTCAGAACTTCCAGCAAAAGAACGAGAATAGCTCTGAAATTTTTAGCTACCTTAATAATAGTACCTTTTTTAACATATTTATTTTTAAAACAATTAGTAATTTATCCGATAGTAGAGCGAGTCAGAACCGATGCAGCTACCGATGCTTTTCTGAATAGTCATATTGAAGAGCAAGTTTTGCAAGAATTCAAATTCTATCAGCAAGAACTTAAATTTGAAAAACTAATTCTGCAAGCTCCATTATTATCTTCAGAAATACAGCAAAAACAAAAAGAAAGAGCAATAAAAATAGCAGAAGAATTTCATCACAAAAATAACAGCGCCATCAGCAACGTATTCGCCGATATCATCTCATTAATCGTATTTGCATTCATAATTGCTACTAGTAAAAGAGAAGTAGCAATACTACAATTATTTATTGATGATACAGTCTACGGACTTAGTGACAGTGCCAAAGCTTTTTTAATTATTTTATTAACAGACATGTTTGTCGGTTTCCACTCACCCCACGGATGGGAAGTACTGCTTGAAGGAATCGCAAAACATTTAGGAATTACACCCACAAGAGATGTAATATTTCTATTCATCGCCACATTCCCCGTCATCCTAGATACTATTTGTAAATACTGGATATTTCGTTATTTAAGTCGTATCTCACCTTCGGCATTGGCTACATTTAAAGAAATGAATGAGTAA
- a CDS encoding acylphosphatase — translation MSNPTLPKQTRAHVFISGKVQGVGYRYSTMNAARNLGLNGWVKNLPDSRVEAVFEGASETVEKMIRWCHQGSDAAVVKDVQVEYSQLEGLQGFEIVS, via the coding sequence ATGTCAAATCCCACTTTACCAAAACAAACTCGCGCTCATGTATTCATCTCGGGAAAAGTTCAAGGAGTCGGCTATCGTTACTCTACGATGAATGCAGCTAGAAACTTGGGTTTAAACGGATGGGTAAAAAATCTTCCCGACAGTCGCGTTGAAGCTGTTTTTGAAGGTGCTTCGGAAACTGTAGAAAAAATGATTCGCTGGTGCCATCAAGGTTCAGATGCTGCTGTTGTCAAAGATGTGCAAGTAGAATATTCGCAATTAGAAGGTTTGCAGGGGTTTGAGATAGTCAGTTGA
- a CDS encoding DUF1823 family protein, translated as MELPPLTTDTIWAILNKEIDDTTVNQLVWHYLGYGYDESTGKWDANNASEEWRSEYPEPPDFIANRPPTVKLTRSIPKENKQMLKEFLGFTGYKIGEFGPRETRRATAANWLLSYMKINGYC; from the coding sequence ATGGAATTACCTCCCCTCACTACAGATACAATTTGGGCAATTCTTAACAAAGAAATTGACGATACTACTGTTAACCAGTTGGTATGGCATTACTTGGGTTATGGTTACGATGAATCTACGGGTAAGTGGGATGCAAATAATGCCTCTGAAGAATGGCGTAGCGAATATCCAGAGCCACCAGATTTTATTGCTAATCGTCCGCCAACGGTTAAGTTAACCCGTTCGATTCCCAAGGAAAACAAACAAATGCTCAAGGAATTTTTGGGATTTACTGGTTACAAAATAGGCGAATTTGGTCCTAGGGAAACACGTAGAGCAACTGCTGCAAATTGGTTACTCAGCTATATGAAAATTAATGGTTATTGTTAG
- a CDS encoding L-dopachrome tautomerase-related protein translates to MRFSKLLLSSIAVCITVGLVLINNPVNAQRNLPQEKTVGNIETVATFNDAMPTGVTVSQTGRVFVNFPRWGDKVDFTVAEVKNNRSIPYPNAEINVANKDKPKDSLLSVQSVVIDALDRLWILDTGSIEFAPTINGGAKLVGVDLKTNKIFKKIVFPEDVALKTTYLNDVRFDLRRGKEGMAFITDSSLTGANAIIIVDLATGKSWRRLNNHPSTKAEDIDKFLPIVEGQPLMSRPPNAEPSPFKVGADGIAISSDGGRLYYCPLSGRTLYSVNVDALVQPASEEQVAKTVINHGDKGGASDGLESDAQNRIYVTNYEDNAILRRLPNGMYETVVHDSRLLWPDTLSLATNGYLYFTANQLHRQPNFHNGKDLRQKPYSIFRTKVDAKPVLLK, encoded by the coding sequence ATGCGTTTTTCTAAATTACTATTATCTTCCATAGCTGTCTGCATTACGGTTGGTTTGGTGTTAATAAATAATCCTGTCAATGCACAGAGGAATCTACCGCAGGAAAAAACTGTCGGCAATATTGAAACAGTTGCAACTTTCAACGATGCTATGCCTACCGGTGTGACGGTATCGCAAACGGGAAGAGTTTTTGTTAATTTTCCCCGTTGGGGAGACAAGGTTGATTTTACGGTGGCTGAGGTCAAAAATAATCGTAGTATTCCTTATCCCAATGCTGAAATTAATGTTGCAAATAAAGATAAACCCAAGGATTCTTTACTTTCAGTACAGAGTGTAGTTATTGATGCTTTAGACCGTTTGTGGATTTTAGATACGGGAAGCATTGAATTTGCTCCGACAATCAATGGTGGTGCAAAATTAGTCGGAGTTGACTTAAAGACAAATAAGATTTTCAAGAAAATAGTTTTCCCAGAAGACGTAGCCTTGAAAACCACATATTTAAATGATGTTCGCTTCGACTTGCGACGGGGCAAGGAAGGAATGGCTTTTATCACCGATTCGTCACTAACTGGAGCAAATGCGATTATTATCGTTGATTTGGCTACGGGGAAAAGCTGGAGAAGATTAAACAATCATCCATCAACAAAAGCAGAAGATATTGACAAATTTTTGCCCATAGTGGAAGGACAACCTTTAATGTCTCGTCCACCAAATGCAGAACCCAGTCCTTTTAAAGTTGGTGCAGACGGAATTGCAATTAGTAGCGATGGCGGAAGATTGTATTACTGTCCGCTTTCAGGTAGAACTTTGTACAGCGTCAATGTAGACGCATTAGTACAGCCAGCATCGGAAGAACAAGTTGCCAAAACTGTAATTAATCACGGCGATAAAGGTGGTGCTTCCGACGGATTAGAATCCGATGCCCAAAACCGGATTTACGTTACCAACTATGAAGACAACGCGATATTGCGACGTTTACCAAATGGAATGTACGAAACCGTAGTTCACGATTCCCGCTTATTGTGGCCAGATACATTATCATTAGCTACAAACGGATATTTGTACTTCACCGCCAACCAGCTTCACCGTCAGCCCAATTTTCACAACGGCAAAGATTTACGCCAGAAACCCTACAGCATATTTCGTACCAAAGTTGATGCCAAACCCGTTTTGTTAAAGTAG
- the ileS gene encoding isoleucine--tRNA ligase — translation MTESGSYKKTVNLPKTKFDMRANATKREPEIQKFWAENKVYERLSQENPGELFILHDGPPYANGSLHIGHALNKILKDIINRYKILQGRKISYVPGWDCHGLPIELKVLQTMKSSERQELTPLKLRNKAKDFAWEAVNEQRESFKRYGVWGDWEHPYLTSNPQYEAEQIAVFGDMFLKGYIYRGLKPVHWSPSSKTALAEAELEYPEGHTSPSIYAAFPMTNLADAAKDKLSEFLPDLGVAIWTTTPWTIPGNLAVAVNPDLNYAVVEVENLSAVDFKYLIVAADLAERLSETFGAKLTVKATFKGKELENSTYRHPLFDRESPVIIGGDYITTESGTGLVHTAPGHGQEDYIVGQKYNLPILAPVDANGKFTEEAGKFVGLKVVGAKDQISEGNQAIIDALTEAKSLIKHEPYAHKYPYDWRTKKPTIFRATEQWFASVEKFRETALEQIKSVQWIPAQGQNRITPMVADRNDWCISRQRSWGVPIPVFYDEETNEVVLNEDTIKHVQAIIAEKGSDAWWELSVEDLMPEKYRNDGRKYRKGMDTMDVWFDSGSSWASVVEQRPELRYPADVYLEGSDQHRGWFQSSLLTSVAVNGVAPYKTVLTHGYTLDEKGFKQSKSLGNVIDPRVVIEGGKNQKQEPAYGADVLRLWVSSVDYTNDVGIGKNTLKQIMDIRNKIRNTTRFLLGNLHDFNPETDAVAFEELAEIDKYMLHRMTEVFTEITNAYETFQFSRFFQAVQNFCIVDLSNFYLDVGKDRLYISSENGSRRRSCQTVMQIALENLTKAIAPVLAHMAEDIWQFIPYETPQKSVFEAGWVQLEDKWKNPDIVKFWDKIRQIRNDVNKVLEEARIDKMIGSSLEAKVLLYVKDEELRNAIKSLNDNSNNNVDELRYLFLTSQAEILDNPGVDDCKHKMQSDNWEIGVAKADGHKCDRCWNYSTKVGESTEHPLLCERCVNALAGEF, via the coding sequence ATGACTGAATCAGGAAGCTACAAAAAAACGGTAAATTTACCTAAGACTAAGTTTGATATGCGGGCTAATGCTACGAAGCGCGAACCCGAAATCCAAAAGTTTTGGGCTGAAAATAAAGTTTACGAACGCCTTTCTCAAGAGAATCCTGGCGAATTATTTATATTACATGACGGACCGCCCTACGCAAACGGTTCGCTACATATTGGTCACGCTTTAAATAAAATTCTTAAAGATATTATTAACCGCTACAAGATATTACAAGGTCGTAAAATTAGCTATGTACCCGGTTGGGACTGTCACGGTTTGCCAATTGAATTAAAAGTTTTGCAAACCATGAAGTCTTCGGAGCGTCAGGAATTAACTCCTTTGAAGCTGCGAAATAAAGCCAAAGACTTTGCTTGGGAAGCTGTCAACGAGCAGCGCGAAAGTTTTAAGAGATATGGTGTTTGGGGTGATTGGGAGCATCCTTATTTAACTTCCAATCCTCAATATGAAGCCGAACAGATTGCTGTTTTTGGCGATATGTTTTTGAAAGGTTACATCTATCGCGGTTTAAAACCCGTACATTGGAGTCCTAGCTCAAAAACTGCTTTGGCTGAAGCTGAATTAGAATATCCCGAAGGACATACTTCACCGAGTATCTATGCTGCTTTCCCGATGACCAATTTAGCGGATGCAGCAAAGGATAAATTATCAGAGTTTTTACCCGATTTGGGTGTAGCAATTTGGACGACAACACCTTGGACAATTCCCGGTAACTTAGCCGTCGCGGTGAATCCAGACCTTAATTATGCTGTGGTGGAAGTTGAGAATTTATCTGCTGTAGACTTTAAATATCTCATCGTTGCTGCGGATTTAGCCGAGCGTCTTTCCGAAACATTTGGCGCTAAATTAACCGTCAAAGCGACTTTCAAAGGAAAAGAATTAGAAAATTCTACTTACCGTCATCCCTTATTTGACAGAGAATCTCCAGTAATTATCGGTGGAGATTACATCACCACAGAATCCGGTACCGGCTTAGTTCATACCGCACCAGGTCACGGTCAAGAAGACTACATCGTCGGACAAAAGTATAATTTACCAATTTTGGCTCCAGTAGACGCAAACGGAAAGTTTACCGAAGAAGCAGGGAAGTTTGTTGGATTAAAAGTCGTTGGTGCAAAAGACCAAATCAGCGAAGGTAATCAAGCAATCATCGACGCATTAACCGAAGCCAAATCGCTAATCAAACACGAACCCTACGCTCACAAATATCCTTACGACTGGAGAACCAAAAAACCAACCATTTTCCGAGCTACCGAACAGTGGTTTGCTTCCGTAGAGAAATTCCGCGAAACAGCACTCGAACAAATCAAATCCGTCCAGTGGATTCCCGCTCAAGGACAAAACCGGATAACACCAATGGTTGCCGATAGAAATGACTGGTGTATTTCTCGTCAAAGAAGTTGGGGTGTTCCGATTCCGGTATTTTACGACGAAGAAACCAACGAAGTGGTATTGAACGAAGACACCATCAAACACGTTCAAGCAATTATCGCCGAAAAAGGTTCCGATGCTTGGTGGGAACTGTCCGTAGAAGATTTAATGCCCGAAAAATACCGAAACGACGGCAGAAAATACCGTAAAGGTATGGACACGATGGATGTATGGTTTGATTCCGGTTCCTCCTGGGCATCCGTAGTCGAACAGCGTCCCGAACTGCGCTATCCCGCCGACGTATATTTAGAAGGTTCCGACCAGCACCGGGGTTGGTTCCAATCGAGCTTACTTACCAGCGTCGCAGTTAACGGTGTCGCACCTTATAAAACAGTGTTGACTCACGGTTACACTTTAGACGAGAAAGGTTTCAAGCAAAGTAAATCCTTGGGTAACGTAATTGACCCCAGAGTAGTTATTGAAGGTGGTAAAAATCAAAAGCAAGAACCTGCTTATGGTGCTGACGTATTGCGGTTGTGGGTTTCATCGGTAGACTATACCAACGATGTCGGAATTGGTAAAAATACCTTGAAGCAAATCATGGATATCCGTAACAAGATTCGCAACACAACGCGCTTCTTATTGGGTAACTTACATGATTTCAACCCCGAGACAGATGCAGTAGCTTTTGAAGAATTAGCCGAAATCGACAAATACATGCTGCATCGGATGACAGAAGTGTTTACCGAAATTACCAATGCATACGAAACATTTCAATTTTCTCGCTTCTTCCAAGCAGTACAGAACTTTTGCATCGTCGATTTATCCAACTTCTACCTAGATGTCGGTAAAGATAGATTGTATATCAGCAGTGAAAACGGTTCCCGTCGTCGCAGCTGTCAAACAGTAATGCAAATCGCGCTAGAGAACTTAACCAAAGCCATTGCTCCGGTATTGGCTCATATGGCAGAAGACATCTGGCAATTTATCCCCTATGAAACCCCGCAAAAATCAGTATTTGAAGCCGGTTGGGTACAGTTAGAAGATAAATGGAAAAATCCCGACATCGTAAAATTCTGGGATAAAATCCGTCAAATTCGTAACGACGTAAATAAAGTATTAGAAGAAGCCAGAATTGATAAAATGATTGGTTCTTCCTTAGAAGCGAAAGTATTGCTTTACGTCAAAGACGAAGAATTGCGGAATGCGATTAAATCATTAAATGATAATAGTAATAACAACGTAGACGAACTTCGCTACCTGTTTCTGACATCTCAAGCAGAAATATTAGATAATCCCGGAGTTGATGATTGTAAACACAAAATGCAGTCAGATAACTGGGAAATTGGTGTCGCAAAAGCAGATGGGCACAAATGCGATAGATGCTGGAATTACTCCACCAAAGTCGGAGAATCAACAGAGCATCCGCTGTTGTGCGAAAGATGCGTTAATGCATTAGCAGGGGAATTCTAA